The following proteins are co-located in the Methylomonas sp. 11b genome:
- a CDS encoding carbon-nitrogen hydrolase family protein, whose product MTICAAIQMASGPQVSANLLEAEKQIAEAVKAGAKLVALPENFAIMGMNEYDKVKVSEQDGSGPIQDFLATTAKKYGVWVIGGTMPMQATAPNKVRAACLIYNEQGDRVARYDKVHLFDVSVPDTAEEYRESDSVEAGDASCVIDTPFGRLGVAVCYDLRFPEFFRPMTRQGLDILVIPSAFTAKTGAAHWEVLLRARAIENLCYVIAPNQGGFHMNGRQTYGHSMVIDPWGVVLDCYKTGPGFVSAEIDKSRLEKTRLSFPVLEHRRFFCE is encoded by the coding sequence ATGACCATATGTGCCGCCATCCAGATGGCCTCCGGACCGCAAGTCAGCGCCAATTTGCTCGAAGCCGAGAAACAGATCGCCGAAGCCGTAAAAGCCGGCGCGAAACTGGTGGCCTTGCCGGAAAATTTCGCCATCATGGGCATGAACGAATACGACAAAGTGAAAGTCAGCGAACAGGATGGCTCAGGCCCTATCCAGGATTTTCTGGCCACCACCGCGAAAAAATACGGGGTTTGGGTGATAGGCGGCACGATGCCGATGCAGGCCACCGCCCCCAACAAAGTCCGCGCCGCCTGTTTGATTTACAACGAACAAGGCGACCGGGTTGCCCGCTACGATAAGGTGCATTTGTTCGACGTCAGCGTGCCGGACACCGCCGAAGAATACCGCGAATCGGATTCGGTGGAAGCCGGCGATGCCTCCTGCGTGATTGATACGCCGTTTGGCCGACTTGGTGTAGCGGTTTGCTACGATTTGCGTTTCCCGGAGTTTTTCCGGCCAATGACCCGGCAAGGCCTGGATATATTGGTCATTCCTTCCGCATTTACCGCCAAAACCGGCGCTGCGCACTGGGAAGTGTTGTTGCGGGCCCGCGCCATCGAAAACCTTTGCTACGTCATCGCGCCGAATCAAGGCGGCTTTCATATGAACGGTCGGCAAACCTACGGCCACAGCATGGTGATCGATCCTTGGGGCGTGGTACTGGATTGTTATAAAACCGGTCCTGGCTTTGTCAGCGCCGAGATCGATAAAAGCCGCCTGGAAAAAACCCGCCTGTCTTTCCCGGTGCTGGAACATAGACGCTTTTTTTGCGAGTGA
- a CDS encoding outer membrane protein assembly factor BamC yields the protein MLLRKLTYGLPCLLLTACADAPDKYRDTHHLELPPVLPIEHTNPQPAVAADDLKPKSALADLMAFTDEGGKPVLTLKTRPDRAWEMVATALKISNIEVLDKSQEDQRFQVRYDPDTSGKDVGLLRSLLNNDYDEAEYTIKLKEERRGLTVNANLTKPDDLEFGEDGSAELIRLLHKAIDEKIINRQPDKKTDE from the coding sequence ATGTTGTTAAGAAAGCTGACTTACGGCCTGCCTTGCCTGTTGCTGACAGCTTGCGCGGATGCGCCGGACAAATACCGCGACACCCATCACCTGGAACTGCCGCCGGTTTTACCGATAGAACACACCAATCCGCAGCCGGCAGTGGCTGCCGACGATTTAAAGCCCAAGTCGGCTCTGGCCGATTTGATGGCGTTTACCGACGAAGGGGGCAAGCCCGTGCTTACCTTAAAAACCCGCCCCGACCGGGCTTGGGAAATGGTCGCCACGGCATTGAAAATCAGCAATATCGAAGTGCTGGATAAAAGCCAGGAAGATCAACGCTTCCAGGTGCGTTATGACCCGGACACCAGCGGCAAGGATGTCGGCTTGTTGCGCTCCTTATTGAATAATGATTACGACGAAGCCGAGTACACCATCAAGTTGAAAGAAGAGCGCCGAGGCTTAACCGTCAATGCCAACCTAACAAAACCGGACGACTTGGAGTTTGGCGAAGATGGCTCGGCAGAGCTGATACGCCTGCTACACAAGGCCATAGACGAAAAAATCATCAACCGCCAACCTGACAAGAAGACCGACGAATAA
- the moaC gene encoding cyclic pyranopterin monophosphate synthase MoaC, translated as MSNSPLTHFNAAGEAHMVDVGDKAITQRQAVCEGYIEMQPETLALIVSGTHKKGDVLGIARIAGIMACKKTADLIPLCHPLPISHVELSLQAQTDLSRVYCQTTVKTTGQTGVEMEALTATQIALLTIYDMCKAVDRGMTIQGVRLLEKSGGKSGHWRRNDA; from the coding sequence ATGTCCAATTCGCCGCTCACTCATTTTAATGCCGCCGGAGAAGCCCATATGGTGGATGTCGGGGATAAGGCCATCACCCAACGTCAAGCGGTTTGCGAGGGTTACATAGAGATGCAGCCGGAAACTTTGGCGCTGATTGTGTCCGGCACCCACAAGAAGGGTGATGTGTTGGGCATCGCCCGCATTGCCGGCATTATGGCCTGTAAAAAAACCGCCGATTTGATTCCGCTCTGCCACCCTTTACCGATCAGCCATGTCGAGCTTAGCCTGCAAGCCCAAACCGACTTGAGTCGGGTCTATTGTCAAACCACCGTGAAGACCACCGGCCAAACCGGCGTGGAAATGGAAGCGCTCACCGCGACTCAGATTGCCTTGTTGACTATTTACGACATGTGCAAAGCCGTGGACCGCGGCATGACGATTCAAGGGGTGCGCTTGCTGGAAAAAAGCGGCGGCAAGTCCGGGCATTGGCGACGGAACGATGCTTAA
- a CDS encoding MoaD/ThiS family protein, translating into MSIKVLYFASLKDRLGLSGDELKIEAPLTVLEVWQRLNPNVDMPDTMLAAINMEYVGLDAEVDDGDEVAFFPPVTGG; encoded by the coding sequence ATGTCGATTAAAGTGCTTTACTTTGCAAGCTTGAAGGACCGCTTAGGCCTTAGCGGCGACGAACTCAAAATCGAGGCGCCGCTGACGGTACTTGAGGTTTGGCAACGGCTTAATCCGAACGTGGACATGCCCGATACGATGTTGGCGGCGATCAATATGGAGTATGTCGGGCTGGATGCTGAAGTTGACGACGGCGACGAAGTGGCGTTTTTTCCACCGGTGACCGGAGGTTGA
- a CDS encoding molybdenum cofactor biosynthesis protein MoaE produces MTIKLSGEIFDPWQELADFQAQAVDMAGKYGATGVFVGTMRDFNQGDEVRGMYLEHYPGMTEKQLQHIVEQAQSQWQLLDVLLIHRIGQVSPNDTLVLVAVWSAHRGDAFDASRFIMENLKSQAPFWKRETLESGQIRWVEKNSNGYLKQP; encoded by the coding sequence ATGACCATCAAACTCAGCGGCGAGATTTTCGATCCCTGGCAAGAACTGGCCGATTTTCAAGCCCAAGCTGTCGACATGGCCGGCAAATACGGCGCTACCGGCGTCTTTGTCGGCACCATGCGCGACTTTAATCAAGGTGACGAGGTACGCGGCATGTACTTGGAACATTATCCGGGCATGACCGAAAAACAATTGCAGCATATTGTCGAACAAGCCCAAAGCCAGTGGCAGTTGTTGGATGTGTTGCTGATCCATCGCATCGGGCAGGTATCACCCAACGATACCCTGGTGCTGGTGGCGGTGTGGTCCGCGCATCGCGGCGATGCTTTTGACGCCAGCCGCTTCATTATGGAAAATTTGAAAAGCCAGGCGCCGTTTTGGAAACGGGAAACCTTGGAATCCGGGCAAATCCGCTGGGTAGAAAAAAACAGTAACGGCTATCTAAAGCAACCGTGA
- a CDS encoding glycoside hydrolase family 5 protein, which produces MMSANKLRGVNLGGWLVLEKWMTPSLFAGLNARDETSWCVELGREAETRLQQHWQTFITRADFAWLAQVGVNAVRIPVGYWLFAADYPYHHSFGAARHPFVGGGAEVLDRAFDWAEEFGLKVVVDLHAAPGCQNGFDNGGIQDVCEWHTQDAYIDYSLDTLERLAQRYGKRPALHGIEVLNEPRWDVDTELLKRYTDAAYWRIRRHCPAEQVAVIFHDGFRSFREYAGFLQPPNYGNVIFGIHRYQCFVQDDIDRDIYRHLQKVVCDWKTEADEIIGGLGLPTYVGEWSLGLDAKLAALWAEGPFDHGHKRMDDIQFDIACRGYAAAQLTVFEKYLGWFFWSYKTENMPQWNFRECVERGWLPGKYA; this is translated from the coding sequence ATGATGTCTGCTAACAAGCTGCGCGGTGTGAATCTGGGCGGTTGGTTGGTTTTAGAAAAATGGATGACGCCCAGTTTGTTTGCCGGGTTGAATGCCAGGGACGAGACCAGTTGGTGCGTCGAATTGGGCCGCGAGGCCGAAACCCGTTTGCAGCAGCATTGGCAAACCTTCATCACCCGCGCCGACTTTGCCTGGTTGGCGCAAGTCGGGGTCAATGCGGTGCGCATCCCGGTTGGCTACTGGCTGTTCGCGGCCGATTACCCCTATCATCATAGTTTCGGCGCGGCACGGCATCCCTTTGTCGGCGGCGGCGCAGAGGTGCTTGATCGTGCTTTCGATTGGGCCGAAGAATTTGGGTTAAAGGTCGTTGTCGATCTACATGCAGCGCCCGGCTGTCAGAACGGCTTCGATAATGGCGGTATCCAGGATGTCTGCGAGTGGCATACCCAAGACGCCTATATCGACTATTCCCTGGATACTCTGGAACGATTGGCCCAGCGTTACGGCAAGCGCCCAGCTTTGCACGGGATTGAGGTGTTAAACGAGCCGCGCTGGGATGTGGATACGGAATTGTTGAAACGTTACACCGATGCCGCTTATTGGCGCATTCGCCGCCATTGTCCGGCCGAACAGGTGGCGGTGATATTTCATGATGGTTTCCGGTCGTTTCGCGAATACGCCGGTTTTTTACAGCCGCCCAATTATGGCAATGTGATCTTCGGTATACATCGTTATCAATGTTTTGTGCAAGACGATATCGACAGGGATATTTATCGGCATCTGCAAAAAGTAGTTTGCGACTGGAAAACCGAAGCCGACGAGATCATCGGCGGCCTGGGTCTGCCGACCTATGTCGGCGAATGGAGTTTGGGATTGGATGCAAAACTGGCGGCGCTTTGGGCCGAGGGGCCTTTCGATCATGGCCATAAGCGGATGGACGACATTCAATTCGATATCGCTTGTCGCGGTTACGCGGCCGCCCAGCTGACCGTGTTCGAAAAGTATCTGGGGTGGTTTTTCTGGAGCTATAAAACCGAGAATATGCCGCAATGGAATTTTCGGGAATGCGTCGAGCGTGGCTGGTTGCCGGGTAAGTATGCTTGA
- a CDS encoding ABC transporter ATP-binding protein/permease, whose amino-acid sequence MQFVRLAGPFWCSENKTTIRTLSAFLVALTVAQIAVSVIITEWSADLFDALEQRSMSRLFTQVGLIVLIFIANMAITATHLVVKRRLQLSWRGWLTDKLIGQWMRDGRHYLVTHLPGQHDNPDGRIAEDVRISTEYAIDLLHTFFYCLLLLTSFTEILWTLSGTVTVNLGLVEIPIQGHLVWLALIYAASASTLGWWIGKPLTMATDNRQTVEANFRFALVKARENAQAIALIHGERHENPHFHRLFGNIVDAWNQQTHAWQRITMFSSGYSILSMAFPILVSAPRFILGTISLGALMQSAQAFQQMVAALSWPVDNMGKVAEWRASVERVLGLSKALEQLEREIAKPDPYRIRLVKSDKSVLAFRDLCISRLDRIICVSTLNEEIKAGERVLIAGNAFSGNKLFKAIAGLWPWGEGVIELPNDERMFFMPPRPYLPTGTLRASICYPSDPSAFDQQVLENTLELAGVKELEEQLDQVADWEKNLEREQKQRLGLVRLLLHKPKWILMQEAFDSLDPEGEVDMVNMIHKRLSDSAVLTITKQPNIQALYKRRITLC is encoded by the coding sequence ATGCAATTCGTCCGATTAGCAGGCCCGTTCTGGTGCTCGGAAAATAAGACGACCATCCGGACCTTATCGGCGTTTTTGGTCGCGTTGACAGTGGCGCAAATTGCAGTGTCGGTGATTATTACCGAATGGAGCGCGGATTTATTCGATGCCTTGGAGCAGCGCTCTATGTCCAGACTGTTTACCCAGGTTGGCCTGATCGTCTTGATTTTTATCGCGAATATGGCGATTACAGCTACCCATCTGGTCGTCAAACGTCGTTTGCAATTGAGTTGGCGGGGTTGGCTAACCGACAAATTGATCGGCCAATGGATGCGAGACGGCCGACACTATCTGGTTACTCATTTGCCGGGGCAGCATGATAATCCTGATGGCCGGATCGCTGAAGATGTGCGCATTTCCACTGAATACGCAATTGATTTGTTACACACTTTTTTTTATTGCTTACTGTTGTTGACCAGTTTTACCGAGATACTGTGGACCTTGTCGGGGACCGTTACGGTAAATTTAGGTTTGGTCGAAATCCCCATTCAAGGCCATCTGGTCTGGTTGGCGCTGATTTACGCCGCTAGCGCATCCACGCTGGGTTGGTGGATCGGTAAACCGCTCACCATGGCTACCGACAACAGACAGACCGTGGAAGCCAATTTCCGCTTCGCGCTGGTTAAAGCCCGTGAGAATGCGCAAGCCATTGCCTTGATCCACGGTGAGCGCCATGAGAATCCGCATTTTCACCGCTTATTCGGGAATATTGTCGACGCCTGGAATCAGCAAACCCATGCTTGGCAACGTATCACCATGTTCAGCTCAGGTTATTCGATACTGTCGATGGCGTTCCCTATTCTGGTGTCGGCACCGCGCTTCATTCTGGGTACTATCAGCCTGGGGGCATTGATGCAATCCGCGCAGGCTTTCCAGCAAATGGTCGCGGCTTTGTCCTGGCCGGTTGACAATATGGGTAAGGTTGCGGAATGGCGCGCCTCAGTCGAGCGGGTATTGGGATTGAGCAAGGCTTTGGAACAATTGGAACGGGAAATCGCCAAACCCGATCCGTATCGAATTCGGTTAGTAAAAAGTGACAAATCAGTATTGGCATTTCGCGATTTATGCATTTCGCGTTTAGACAGAATTATCTGCGTGTCTACCCTTAACGAAGAAATCAAGGCCGGAGAGCGGGTGTTGATTGCCGGTAACGCCTTTTCCGGTAATAAGCTGTTCAAAGCCATAGCAGGCCTTTGGCCGTGGGGCGAAGGCGTGATCGAATTGCCGAATGATGAAAGAATGTTCTTTATGCCGCCGCGTCCGTATCTACCGACCGGCACTTTGCGCGCGTCAATTTGCTACCCATCCGACCCTTCCGCTTTCGATCAGCAGGTTTTGGAAAATACCCTTGAACTGGCCGGTGTGAAAGAGCTGGAAGAGCAGCTCGATCAGGTTGCTGATTGGGAAAAGAATCTTGAGCGTGAACAGAAACAACGTTTGGGCCTAGTGCGGCTGTTGTTGCACAAACCTAAATGGATATTGATGCAGGAAGCCTTCGATTCACTCGACCCCGAAGGTGAAGTGGATATGGTTAATATGATTCATAAAAGACTCTCGGATTCGGCGGTACTGACCATCACCAAGCAGCCCAACATACAGGCCTTGTACAAACGGCGGATTACCCTCTGTTAA
- the rho gene encoding transcription termination factor Rho produces MNLTELKLKQVTEIIAIAESLGLENIDRARKQELIFAILKKQAKSGEDIFGDGVLEILADGFGFLRTPGCSYLAGPDDIYVSPSQIRRFGLRTGDTVSGKIRPPKEGERYFAMLKVESINFESPEQSKNKISFSNLTPLFANKRFRLEQGNGTSEDLTARIIDLIAPIGKGQRGLIVSPPKAGKTMIMQSIAHAIAENNPECYLIVLLIDERPEEVTEMERCVRGEVVSSTFDEPATRHVQVADMVIEKARRMVEHKHDVVILLDSITRLARAYNMVVPSSGKLLSGGVDANALEKPKRFFGAARNIEEGGSLTIIATALVETGSRMDEVIFEEFKGTGNMELHLERKIAEKRIYPAININRSGTRREEYLVDPDELQKTWILRKILQPMDELAASEFLLGKLKDFKTNAAFFESMKR; encoded by the coding sequence ATGAATCTTACCGAGTTAAAACTTAAACAAGTCACTGAAATCATTGCAATTGCCGAGTCCTTGGGGCTGGAAAATATCGACAGAGCCCGAAAGCAGGAATTGATTTTTGCGATTTTGAAGAAACAGGCTAAGAGCGGGGAAGATATTTTTGGCGATGGGGTTTTGGAAATACTGGCGGACGGATTCGGTTTTTTAAGAACCCCCGGTTGTTCTTATTTGGCGGGCCCCGACGATATTTATGTATCGCCCAGCCAGATCCGACGTTTCGGTTTGCGCACCGGCGATACGGTCAGCGGTAAAATTCGCCCACCCAAGGAAGGTGAACGTTATTTCGCGATGTTGAAGGTGGAAAGCATCAACTTCGAATCGCCCGAGCAATCCAAAAACAAGATTTCCTTTTCCAACCTGACACCGCTGTTTGCCAACAAACGCTTCCGCCTGGAGCAAGGCAACGGTACCAGCGAAGATTTAACCGCCCGTATCATCGACTTGATTGCCCCTATCGGTAAAGGCCAGCGCGGCCTGATCGTTTCTCCGCCGAAAGCCGGTAAAACCATGATCATGCAAAGCATTGCCCATGCCATTGCCGAGAATAATCCCGAATGCTACCTGATCGTACTGCTGATCGACGAACGCCCGGAAGAGGTGACCGAGATGGAGCGTTGCGTGCGCGGCGAAGTGGTCTCCAGTACCTTCGACGAACCGGCCACCCGCCACGTGCAAGTGGCCGATATGGTCATCGAAAAAGCCCGGCGCATGGTTGAGCACAAGCACGACGTGGTTATACTGTTAGACTCGATTACCCGTCTGGCCCGCGCTTACAACATGGTGGTGCCTTCATCCGGCAAATTGTTGTCCGGCGGTGTGGATGCCAACGCGCTGGAAAAACCCAAACGCTTTTTCGGTGCGGCGCGGAATATAGAAGAAGGCGGCAGTTTGACCATCATCGCCACCGCACTGGTCGAAACCGGCTCGCGGATGGACGAGGTGATCTTCGAAGAATTCAAAGGTACCGGTAACATGGAACTGCATCTGGAGCGGAAAATCGCTGAGAAACGGATCTATCCGGCCATTAACATCAACCGCTCCGGCACCCGCCGTGAAGAATATCTGGTTGATCCTGACGAACTGCAAAAAACCTGGATTTTGCGGAAAATCCTGCAACCGATGGACGAACTGGCGGCATCCGAATTTCTATTGGGTAAACTCAAAGACTTTAAAACCAATGCCGCGTTCTTTGAGTCGATGAAACGATAA
- the trxA gene encoding thioredoxin TrxA translates to MSDLVLHVSDADFNETVLKAGTPVLVDYWAEWCGPCKMIAPVLDEIASEYQGKLTVAKLNIDENPKTPQHYGVRGIPTLMLFKGGEVEATKVGALTKSQLAAFIDSNL, encoded by the coding sequence GTGAGCGACCTAGTCCTTCATGTATCAGACGCTGATTTTAATGAAACTGTGTTGAAAGCCGGTACGCCGGTATTGGTCGATTATTGGGCAGAATGGTGTGGTCCGTGCAAAATGATCGCCCCGGTTTTGGATGAAATTGCATCCGAGTATCAAGGCAAACTCACTGTTGCCAAGCTGAATATCGACGAAAACCCCAAAACGCCTCAGCACTACGGTGTACGAGGTATTCCGACTTTGATGCTTTTCAAGGGCGGCGAAGTGGAAGCGACTAAAGTTGGCGCCTTAACCAAATCCCAATTGGCTGCGTTTATCGATAGCAACCTCTAA
- the rhlB gene encoding ATP-dependent RNA helicase RhlB, whose translation MKKTHLTETRFSNLELSDSIIKGLKEAGFINCTPIQDKSLPLSLRGKDIAGQAQTGTGKTATFLLATFQHLINDESEKIKNPRALILAPTRELAIQIHKDAVALSKYLNLKFALIYGGTDYQKQLDKIKGNVDIIIGTPGRIIDFYRQGAFTLDNIQVTVMDEADRMFDLGFIKDIRFLLRRMPPAEKRLNMLFSATLSYKVTELAYEHMNNPVLIRIESEEVTSKAINQVAYCPANEQKIPLLLGLLKHHQPQRSIVFVNTKRCAEQLDDYLAANGHKVAMLSGDVPQEKRQRLLNDFQENRVTLLIATDVAARGLHIPDVSHVFNYDLPQDVEDYVHRIGRTARFGASGEAISFICEEYAYSMPDIEDYIGEKVPVQTITPELMVEDVIKPQRREPRERVMQRDKRPPRAEHKPREHRPPRPTTATNQASTPENPPPPQTQQPA comes from the coding sequence ATGAAGAAAACACATTTAACGGAAACGCGTTTTAGCAATTTGGAGCTGTCCGACTCCATCATCAAAGGTCTGAAAGAAGCAGGATTCATCAACTGCACGCCGATTCAGGATAAATCTTTGCCCTTGTCGTTGCGGGGCAAAGACATTGCCGGCCAAGCCCAAACCGGCACTGGCAAAACAGCCACGTTTCTGCTGGCCACCTTTCAGCATTTGATCAACGACGAAAGCGAAAAAATCAAGAACCCGCGCGCGCTGATTCTCGCACCAACCCGCGAACTGGCTATCCAGATTCACAAAGATGCGGTTGCTCTGAGCAAGTATCTGAACCTGAAGTTTGCGCTGATCTACGGCGGTACCGACTACCAAAAGCAGTTGGATAAAATCAAAGGCAATGTCGACATCATTATCGGCACGCCGGGCCGCATCATCGATTTTTACCGGCAAGGCGCGTTCACGCTGGATAATATCCAGGTCACCGTGATGGACGAAGCCGACCGTATGTTCGATTTGGGCTTTATCAAGGACATCCGCTTCTTGCTGCGCCGCATGCCGCCGGCGGAAAAGCGTTTGAATATGCTGTTTTCCGCTACGTTGTCTTATAAAGTCACCGAACTGGCTTATGAGCACATGAACAACCCGGTGCTGATACGCATCGAATCCGAGGAAGTGACTTCCAAAGCCATCAATCAAGTGGCTTACTGTCCGGCCAACGAGCAAAAAATCCCGCTGTTGCTGGGCTTGCTGAAACATCACCAACCGCAGCGCAGCATCGTCTTCGTCAACACCAAACGCTGCGCCGAGCAGCTGGACGATTATCTGGCTGCCAACGGCCACAAAGTGGCCATGCTCAGCGGGGACGTGCCGCAGGAAAAGCGCCAGCGCTTGCTCAATGATTTTCAGGAAAATCGGGTCACACTCTTGATTGCGACCGACGTAGCGGCTCGTGGCCTGCACATTCCGGACGTATCGCATGTGTTCAATTACGACTTGCCGCAAGATGTAGAAGATTACGTACACCGTATCGGCCGTACCGCCCGATTCGGCGCCAGCGGCGAGGCTATCAGCTTTATTTGCGAGGAATACGCTTACTCAATGCCGGACATCGAGGATTACATTGGCGAGAAAGTGCCGGTGCAAACCATCACGCCGGAATTGATGGTGGAAGACGTAATCAAACCCCAGCGCCGCGAACCGCGCGAACGGGTCATGCAGCGCGACAAACGCCCGCCGCGCGCAGAGCACAAACCCAGAGAGCACCGACCGCCGCGCCCCACAACTGCTACAAACCAGGCATCAACGCCCGAAAATCCTCCACCGCCACAAACTCAGCAACCTGCTTAA
- the yrfG gene encoding GMP/IMP nucleotidase: protein MLDWKQIDTVLLDMDGTLLDLNFDNHFWQEFVPLRFAELHSLRIEDAKQQLAPRFKAMEGKLEWYCLDYWTQELALNIAGLKQELAGLIAVHPHVTEFLDAVRASGKRLLLVTNAHRDSLNLKMEKTCLHGFFDEIVSSHDFGFAKEQQGFWQILQDKHLFAKDRTLLVDDSVAVLNSARTFGIAHLVSISKPDSQRPVKQVAEFVAVEDFRALMPGL, encoded by the coding sequence ATGCTCGACTGGAAACAAATCGATACCGTGCTGTTGGATATGGACGGCACTTTGCTGGATTTGAATTTTGATAATCATTTTTGGCAGGAGTTTGTGCCCTTGCGCTTTGCTGAACTGCACAGCCTAAGGATTGAGGACGCCAAACAGCAGTTGGCACCGCGTTTCAAGGCGATGGAAGGCAAACTGGAATGGTATTGTCTGGATTATTGGACCCAGGAATTGGCCTTGAATATCGCCGGACTGAAGCAGGAGTTGGCCGGCTTGATTGCCGTGCATCCGCATGTCACCGAGTTTTTGGATGCGGTGCGCGCCAGCGGCAAGCGTTTATTGCTGGTGACGAATGCCCATCGCGACAGCTTGAACTTGAAGATGGAAAAAACCTGTCTGCACGGGTTTTTCGACGAAATCGTTTCGTCGCACGATTTTGGTTTTGCCAAAGAGCAGCAAGGTTTTTGGCAAATCCTGCAAGACAAACATCTGTTTGCAAAGGACAGAACGCTGCTGGTCGACGATAGTGTTGCCGTGTTGAACTCCGCCCGGACGTTCGGCATTGCTCATCTGGTGTCGATCAGCAAGCCGGATAGTCAACGGCCGGTTAAGCAGGTTGCTGAGTTTGTGGCGGTGGAGGATTTTCGGGCGTTGATGCCTGGTTTGTAG
- a CDS encoding methyl-accepting chemotaxis protein, whose amino-acid sequence MSTMRVRTRLGLGFSGVLLLLAIIAGISINGMNDLLSNIDNMVNDKFPKTVWANNVISNINVIARSMRNTLIIKDSAAIDKELARIQDARRTIKENLDKLDQSISSVEGKAVLKKVLDARTPYVTAQDQFIKLAGEGKQAEATDFLLTQVRKLQTEYIDSVAALIEFQTKLMKQSGVEAKETVNQSVNLITTLALISVVIGGVAGYLITKSLMTQLGGEPSYAAEAVNTMAAGDLSVAIELREGDSSSLLYDLKSMRDQLSNVVQQVLGNADVLSSASKEVSATAQSISQATTEQAASVEETTSSIEQLSASVQQNTENAHVTEQMAGKSASEAKQGGEAVIETVNAMKHIAKKIGLIEDIAYKTNLLSLNAAIEAASAGEHGKGFAVVAAEVRKLAESSRTTAAEINELASNSVSIAEKAGVLIGHVLPDIVKTADLVQEINAASAEQASGIKQISEAMRQLDRVTQQNAAASEEMAATAEELNGQAEQLQNVVGFFKLANS is encoded by the coding sequence ATGAGTACCATGAGAGTGCGGACCCGTTTAGGCCTGGGATTCAGCGGTGTCCTACTGTTATTGGCCATTATTGCCGGCATCAGCATCAACGGCATGAACGACCTGCTGTCCAACATCGACAATATGGTCAACGATAAATTTCCGAAAACGGTCTGGGCCAATAATGTCATCAGCAACATTAACGTTATTGCCCGCTCGATGCGTAATACCCTGATTATCAAAGATAGCGCCGCCATTGATAAGGAATTGGCCCGTATTCAAGACGCGCGCCGCACCATCAAGGAAAACCTGGATAAACTCGACCAGAGTATTAGCAGCGTGGAAGGTAAAGCCGTACTCAAAAAAGTGCTGGATGCCCGTACACCTTACGTGACCGCCCAGGATCAGTTCATCAAATTGGCCGGAGAGGGTAAGCAAGCGGAAGCAACGGATTTCCTGCTGACTCAAGTCAGGAAGTTACAAACCGAGTATATAGATTCAGTAGCCGCGCTAATCGAGTTTCAAACCAAACTAATGAAACAATCCGGAGTAGAAGCCAAGGAAACGGTTAATCAAAGCGTTAACTTGATTACCACATTGGCGCTAATTTCCGTGGTAATTGGCGGCGTTGCCGGCTATCTGATCACTAAAAGCTTAATGACGCAGCTTGGCGGAGAACCCAGCTATGCTGCCGAAGCGGTCAACACCATGGCCGCCGGTGACCTTTCCGTGGCGATAGAACTACGGGAAGGCGACAGCAGCAGTTTGCTGTACGATTTAAAAAGCATGCGCGACCAGCTCAGTAACGTTGTCCAGCAAGTTCTGGGTAACGCCGACGTATTAAGCTCGGCGTCCAAGGAAGTCAGCGCTACCGCGCAATCGATCAGCCAGGCCACCACCGAGCAGGCGGCCAGTGTCGAAGAAACCACCAGCTCCATCGAACAACTCAGCGCGTCGGTGCAACAAAATACTGAAAACGCCCACGTCACCGAACAGATGGCCGGCAAATCCGCCAGCGAGGCCAAACAAGGCGGGGAAGCGGTGATCGAAACTGTCAACGCCATGAAACACATCGCCAAAAAAATCGGGCTAATCGAAGATATTGCCTACAAAACCAATTTATTATCCTTAAACGCGGCAATCGAAGCCGCTTCCGCCGGCGAACACGGTAAAGGCTTTGCCGTGGTAGCGGCGGAAGTCCGTAAACTGGCGGAAAGCAGCCGCACCACGGCGGCGGAAATCAACGAACTGGCCTCCAACAGCGTCTCGATTGCCGAAAAAGCCGGCGTACTCATCGGCCATGTTCTACCGGACATCGTTAAAACGGCGGACCTGGTGCAAGAGATCAATGCAGCGTCTGCCGAACAAGCCAGCGGCATCAAACAAATCAGCGAGGCCATGCGTCAACTGGACAGAGTTACTCAACAAAACGCGGCCGCCTCGGAAGAAATGGCGGCAACCGCCGAGGAATTGAACGGCCAAGCCGAACAACTGCAAAACGTGGTTGGTTTTTTCAAGTTAGCCAACAGTTAG